One window of the Magnetovibrio sp. genome contains the following:
- the pseB gene encoding UDP-N-acetylglucosamine 4,6-dehydratase (inverting): protein MDIFKGKSVLITGGTGSFGQKMVRQILAEGHAKRVIVYSRDELKQFEMSNAPGIAGRDEMRYFIGDVRDRDRLTMALRGVDIVIHAAALKQVPAAEYNPFEFVATNIIGAENVVQAALRAEVSKVIALSTDKAANPINLYGATKLASDKIFIAGNNLAGPLGTRFSVVRYGNVVGSRGSVIPFFQKLIDEGADHLPITDERMTRFWITLRQGIDFVTDCLNRMLGGELFVPKIPSMRIIDLAHAMAPDLPHKIVGVRPGEKLHEIMITSDDARNTVEVDNGYVIKPPISFWEGAQETLNLGTPVAEDFSYASDTNPEWASHADLLAMIREHHDD from the coding sequence ATGGATATTTTTAAAGGCAAGTCCGTTCTCATCACCGGCGGCACAGGATCGTTCGGTCAAAAAATGGTTCGCCAGATTTTAGCCGAAGGCCACGCCAAACGCGTGATCGTCTATTCCCGCGACGAACTCAAGCAATTCGAAATGAGTAATGCCCCCGGCATCGCAGGGCGAGACGAAATGCGCTATTTCATCGGCGACGTACGTGACCGCGACCGCCTGACCATGGCATTGCGCGGGGTCGACATCGTCATCCACGCCGCCGCGCTGAAACAAGTTCCCGCAGCCGAATACAACCCTTTTGAGTTCGTCGCCACCAACATCATTGGCGCGGAAAACGTCGTTCAAGCTGCGTTGCGCGCCGAAGTCTCAAAAGTCATCGCCCTGTCCACCGACAAGGCCGCCAACCCGATCAATCTTTATGGCGCGACCAAGCTGGCATCCGACAAGATCTTCATCGCCGGCAACAACTTAGCGGGGCCTTTGGGCACGCGTTTTTCGGTGGTGCGGTACGGCAACGTGGTGGGTTCGCGCGGCAGCGTTATTCCCTTTTTTCAAAAGCTCATCGACGAAGGCGCGGATCACCTGCCGATCACCGACGAGCGCATGACGCGATTTTGGATCACCTTGCGCCAAGGCATCGATTTCGTCACCGATTGCTTGAACCGCATGCTCGGCGGCGAACTGTTCGTGCCTAAAATCCCGTCCATGCGCATCATCGATCTTGCCCACGCCATGGCACCCGACTTACCGCACAAAATCGTCGGCGTCCGCCCCGGTGAAAAACTGCACGAAATCATGATCACCTCCGATGACGCGCGCAACACCGTCGAGGTTGATAACGGCTACGTCATCAAGCCCCCCATCAGCTTTTGGGAAGGCGCGCAAGAAACGCTCAATCTCGGCACCCCGGTCGCCGAAGATTTTTCCTACGCTAGCGACACCAATCCTGAATGGGCCAGCCATGCCGATCTGTTGGCGATGATTCGGGAACACCACGATGACTGA
- a CDS encoding flagellar biosynthesis repressor FlbT, which produces MPLLIDFKSGDKLIINGSVLENIGGNTKILVHNKSAILREKEVLSQEDAQTPASRVYFELQGAYILLDPAEREACLARFEQRLNEFIAACPNALDIAIKVRDHVHNDRIYKGLKEAQNLIKYESNVLHKFSEQLKAFLAENELLPEDDAADEPKQLQGEAP; this is translated from the coding sequence GTGCCTCTTCTTATCGACTTCAAATCCGGTGACAAGCTGATTATCAACGGCTCCGTTCTTGAAAACATCGGCGGCAACACGAAGATTCTCGTTCACAACAAGTCGGCCATCTTGCGGGAAAAAGAAGTCCTTTCCCAAGAGGATGCGCAAACGCCTGCTTCGCGTGTCTATTTCGAACTTCAGGGCGCATACATCCTACTTGATCCGGCGGAACGTGAGGCCTGCCTCGCACGCTTCGAACAACGCCTCAACGAGTTCATCGCCGCCTGCCCCAACGCCTTGGACATTGCCATCAAGGTGCGCGACCACGTGCACAACGACCGCATATACAAGGGCCTGAAAGAGGCGCAGAACCTGATCAAATATGAATCGAACGTGCTGCATAAATTCAGCGAACAGCTGAAAGCCTTCTTGGCGGAAAACGAACTCCTGCCCGAAGACGATGCCGCGGATGAGCCTAAACAGCTTCAAGGAGAAGCCCCCTAA